A window from Microbacterium ginsengiterrae encodes these proteins:
- a CDS encoding alpha/beta hydrolase family protein, which translates to MKSLRHAVALLLPALLAFAAGAALLVFSIGRRVVTPRGRVADTEILAVDTGAQTVELTRNLDTELPGRYGLFTTGTYGYVKLGAVLSADAGRVRRKLLTKIEPGAKIDRAAGFSGWYYTSPSELHLPWEPVLIGAPAGPCPAWLFPAECSTWVIQVHGRGVTRAECLRAVPVFHALGLPALVVSYRNDGEAPRSRGGSYALGASEWRDVDAAIAYALRHGAERVLLMGWSMGGAIALQTAVSSGHRDAIAGLVLDSPVVDWRSVLKFQARQSGIVDPLPALAMNALSSRLTARLSGSETAIPFDRLDMVARADELSVPILLLHSEDDGFVPADASHALAEARPDLVTMPRFTGARHTKIWNYDQTGWTAAIEEWSRANGFSASA; encoded by the coding sequence ATGAAGAGTCTCAGGCACGCCGTTGCTCTGCTCCTACCCGCGCTGCTGGCGTTCGCCGCGGGAGCGGCGCTGTTGGTGTTCTCGATCGGCCGTCGCGTCGTCACCCCGAGGGGACGCGTCGCGGACACCGAGATCCTCGCCGTCGACACCGGAGCGCAGACCGTCGAGCTGACGCGCAACCTCGACACCGAGCTCCCTGGCCGCTACGGGCTGTTCACCACCGGGACGTACGGGTACGTGAAGCTCGGCGCCGTGCTGAGCGCCGATGCCGGGCGGGTCCGTCGCAAGCTGCTCACGAAGATCGAGCCCGGCGCGAAGATCGACAGGGCTGCGGGTTTCAGCGGCTGGTACTACACCTCGCCATCCGAACTGCACCTGCCGTGGGAGCCGGTCCTCATCGGAGCGCCGGCCGGTCCGTGTCCCGCCTGGCTGTTCCCCGCGGAATGCTCGACCTGGGTGATCCAGGTACACGGACGCGGCGTCACGCGGGCGGAATGCCTGCGCGCCGTGCCGGTGTTCCACGCGCTCGGGCTTCCCGCGCTCGTCGTCTCCTATCGGAACGACGGCGAGGCCCCCCGCAGCAGGGGAGGCTCGTACGCGCTCGGGGCGTCCGAATGGCGAGACGTGGACGCGGCGATCGCGTACGCCCTGCGTCACGGGGCCGAGCGCGTCCTCCTCATGGGATGGTCGATGGGCGGCGCCATCGCTCTGCAGACGGCTGTCTCGTCAGGGCATCGTGACGCGATCGCGGGTCTCGTGCTGGACTCTCCCGTGGTGGACTGGCGGTCCGTCCTGAAGTTCCAAGCGCGTCAGTCGGGCATCGTGGACCCGCTGCCTGCTCTCGCGATGAACGCGCTGTCGTCGCGGCTGACGGCGCGCCTCAGCGGCTCGGAGACGGCCATCCCGTTCGATCGGCTGGACATGGTGGCTCGCGCCGATGAACTGTCCGTCCCGATCCTGCTCCTGCACAGCGAGGACGATGGCTTCGTCCCCGCCGACGCCTCGCACGCACTGGCGGAAGCACGCCCCGATCTCGTGACGATGCCGAGATTCACCGGCGCCCGCCACACGAAGATCTGGAACTACGACCAGACCGGCTGGACGGCCGCGATCGAGGAGTGGTCGCGGGCGAACGGCTTCAGCGCTTCTGCGTGA
- a CDS encoding cytochrome c oxidase assembly protein, with the protein MPVGAEHVHGGSGAPAAEWILAVPFIVAAVTYTAAAVAERRGGRGWPWYRVALWILGVGAAMSGFVGPLAAQGGFTEHMLAHVLVGMVAPVALVLAAPPTLALRTMSVVSARHLSRVLRGTPAAFLTHPVVAATLNIGGLWVLYATPLYELMQQVPLVHLLVMLHLLLVGYLFTVSLVGVDPSPHRTGLALRAVVLVLSSAAHGVLAKLIYAHPPAGASTVDVRAGAQLMFYGGDAVDLALIALLCAQWYRTSGRRLPTPATRIHMRTGGG; encoded by the coding sequence GTGCCTGTCGGTGCCGAGCACGTCCACGGCGGCAGCGGTGCGCCTGCGGCGGAGTGGATACTCGCCGTGCCGTTCATCGTGGCCGCCGTCACGTACACGGCCGCGGCGGTGGCTGAGCGCCGCGGCGGACGCGGTTGGCCGTGGTACCGGGTGGCGCTGTGGATCCTCGGTGTCGGCGCTGCGATGTCGGGTTTCGTCGGCCCGCTCGCCGCGCAAGGCGGCTTCACGGAACACATGCTCGCTCATGTGCTCGTGGGAATGGTCGCCCCGGTCGCCCTCGTGCTCGCGGCGCCGCCCACGCTCGCGCTGCGCACGATGAGCGTCGTGTCGGCGAGGCATCTCAGCCGAGTGCTGCGCGGCACCCCCGCGGCGTTCCTCACGCACCCGGTGGTCGCCGCCACCCTGAACATCGGCGGGCTGTGGGTCCTGTACGCGACGCCGCTGTATGAGCTGATGCAGCAGGTGCCGCTGGTGCATCTGCTCGTCATGCTGCATCTGCTCCTGGTGGGGTACCTCTTCACCGTCTCGCTGGTCGGCGTCGACCCGTCGCCGCATCGCACCGGTCTCGCGCTGCGTGCTGTCGTCCTCGTGCTGTCTTCTGCTGCGCACGGCGTCCTCGCCAAGCTGATCTACGCCCATCCGCCCGCCGGGGCGAGCACGGTGGACGTTCGAGCCGGCGCGCAACTGATGTTCTACGGCGGAGATGCGGTCGATCTCGCCCTGATCGCGCTGCTGTGCGCGCAGTGGTACCGCACGAGCGGACGCCGGCTGCCGACACCGGCGACTCGTATCCACATGAGAACCGGAGGTGGGTGA
- a CDS encoding multidrug transporter, translating into MPGQEMTPDEKRHDQLTAAPDATEADAAPRVEVTEHDGVTRIEVADGAAVRPGPGPGMPEADGLVEDDS; encoded by the coding sequence ATGCCTGGACAAGAGATGACACCGGACGAGAAGCGGCACGACCAGCTCACAGCAGCCCCGGATGCGACGGAGGCGGATGCCGCTCCGCGGGTGGAGGTCACTGAGCACGACGGGGTGACCCGCATCGAGGTCGCCGACGGTGCAGCGGTGCGCCCTGGACCCGGCCCCGGGATGCCGGAGGCCGACGGGCTCGTCGAGGACGACAGCTGA
- the thrS gene encoding threonine--tRNA ligase, which yields MRVNGELKDLATTVAETDEVTPVTIDSEDGLSILRHSAAHVLAQAVQRINPQANLGIGPPVTDGFYYDFGVDTPFTPEDIKSISKEMQRIIREGQRFTRRVVTEDEARAEMADEPFKLELIDLAGGPGSGADAAEGAAVEVGGGELTIYDNVTKDGEVAWKDLCRGPHLPNTRMIGNGWDLTRIAAAYWRGSEKNPQLQRIYGTAWPSKDELKAYKERIAEAERRDHRKLGVEMDLFSFPDEIGSGLAVFHPKGGIVRYEIEENLRRHLLRNGYDVVNSPHITKKDLFQTSGHLQTYADGMFPPMHLDETVDEDGNITRQGQDYYLKPMNCPFHNLIYRARGRSYRELPLRLAEFGTVYRYEKSGTLSGLTRVRGLTQDDAHIYVAQDQVKQELETNLNLVLDLLRDYGLNDFYLELSTNEEGNPKFLGEPEQWSTAIETLREVAVASGLELVADPGGAAFYGPKISVQARDAIGRTWQMSTIQLDFNQPERFELEYTGPDGQKHRPVMIHRALLGSVERFFAILLEHYAGDFPVWLAPIQVVGVPVAEQYGEYLDGIIAELRQHDVRAEVDHSDDRMQKKIRNHTTHKVPLILIAGEQDREAGTVSFRFRDGTQENGVPVADAVARIRQAIATHALVLKAGDLA from the coding sequence ATGCGCGTGAACGGCGAACTCAAGGACCTCGCGACCACGGTCGCCGAGACGGACGAGGTCACCCCGGTCACGATCGACAGCGAGGACGGCCTGTCCATCCTGCGGCATTCCGCCGCCCACGTCCTCGCCCAGGCCGTCCAACGCATCAACCCGCAGGCCAACCTCGGCATCGGCCCGCCGGTCACCGACGGCTTCTACTACGACTTCGGTGTCGACACGCCCTTCACCCCGGAGGACATCAAGTCGATCTCGAAGGAGATGCAGCGCATCATCCGTGAAGGCCAGCGGTTCACCCGCCGCGTCGTCACCGAGGATGAGGCACGCGCCGAGATGGCGGACGAGCCGTTCAAGCTCGAACTGATCGATCTGGCAGGAGGGCCCGGATCCGGCGCTGACGCCGCAGAGGGCGCGGCCGTCGAGGTCGGCGGAGGCGAGCTGACGATCTACGACAACGTCACCAAGGACGGCGAAGTGGCGTGGAAGGACCTCTGCCGCGGACCGCACCTGCCCAACACCCGCATGATCGGCAACGGCTGGGACCTCACACGGATCGCCGCCGCCTACTGGCGGGGAAGCGAGAAGAATCCCCAGCTGCAGCGCATCTACGGCACGGCATGGCCTTCCAAGGACGAGTTGAAGGCCTACAAGGAGCGCATCGCCGAGGCTGAGCGTCGCGACCACCGCAAGCTCGGCGTGGAGATGGATCTGTTCTCCTTCCCGGACGAGATCGGATCGGGTCTGGCGGTCTTCCACCCCAAGGGCGGCATCGTCCGCTACGAGATCGAGGAGAACCTTCGTCGCCACCTGCTCCGCAACGGGTACGACGTCGTCAACTCCCCGCACATCACCAAGAAGGATCTGTTCCAGACCTCCGGTCACCTGCAGACTTACGCCGACGGCATGTTCCCGCCGATGCACCTCGATGAGACGGTCGACGAGGACGGGAACATCACCCGTCAGGGCCAGGACTACTACCTGAAGCCCATGAACTGCCCGTTCCACAACCTCATCTACCGCGCCCGTGGCCGCTCCTACCGTGAGCTGCCGCTGCGTCTGGCGGAGTTCGGCACCGTCTACCGGTACGAGAAGAGCGGCACGCTCTCCGGCCTCACCCGCGTGCGCGGCCTGACCCAGGACGACGCGCACATCTATGTGGCGCAGGATCAGGTCAAGCAGGAGCTGGAGACGAACCTCAACCTCGTCCTCGATCTGCTGCGCGACTACGGCCTCAACGACTTCTACCTCGAGCTGTCGACCAATGAGGAGGGCAACCCGAAGTTCCTCGGAGAGCCGGAACAGTGGTCGACCGCGATCGAGACTCTGCGCGAGGTCGCCGTGGCATCCGGTCTCGAACTCGTCGCCGACCCGGGCGGGGCCGCCTTCTACGGCCCGAAGATCTCCGTCCAGGCCCGAGACGCGATCGGCCGCACCTGGCAGATGTCGACCATCCAGCTCGACTTCAACCAGCCGGAGCGCTTCGAACTCGAGTACACCGGTCCGGACGGCCAGAAGCACCGCCCCGTGATGATCCACCGGGCGCTGCTGGGCTCGGTCGAGCGTTTCTTCGCCATCCTGCTCGAGCACTACGCCGGCGACTTCCCGGTGTGGCTGGCTCCCATCCAGGTCGTGGGCGTCCCGGTCGCCGAGCAGTACGGCGAGTATCTCGACGGCATCATCGCCGAGCTCCGCCAGCACGACGTGCGTGCCGAGGTCGATCACTCCGACGACCGCATGCAGAAGAAGATCCGCAACCACACCACGCACAAGGTGCCGCTGATCCTCATCGCCGGCGAACAGGACAGGGAGGCCGGCACGGTCTCGTTCCGGTTCCGTGACGGCACGCAGGAGAACGGCGTGCCGGTGGCGGATGCCGTCGCGCGCATCCGTCAGGCCATCGCGACGCACGCCCTCGTGCTGAAGGCCGGGGACCTGGCATGA
- a CDS encoding ammonium transporter: protein MDAPGNISWGITATALVLLMTPGVAFFYGGLVKAKSVVSMMMMSFGSIGLVAVLWILFGYSMSAVDSPTAFAGNPFADLGLVSLAEGEGSNVALLGVAYGATFAIITVALISGAIADRAKFGSWLIFAGVFATVGYFPISAWVWGGGWVMELGTTLFGADSGIEVIDYAGGTAVHITAGAAALALALVLGKRVGFQKGILKPHNVPLTLLGAAILWFGWFGFNAGAEWNAEDMGGVGLIGINTLGATAAAILGWILVERIKDGKPTSVGAASGAVAGLVAITPACANLTPGWALLLGALSGVLCALAVELKFRLGFDDSLDVVGIHLVGGLLGTVYLGFFATEQGLFVGGDARLLAVQIIAALGVMLYAFVVAFIIGFAIQKTIGFRVTNEDEIAGVDSVVHGEEGYALVDAR, encoded by the coding sequence ATGGATGCTCCCGGCAACATCTCCTGGGGTATTACCGCCACGGCGCTCGTGCTGCTCATGACGCCAGGTGTCGCGTTCTTCTACGGCGGCCTGGTCAAGGCCAAGAGCGTCGTCAGCATGATGATGATGAGCTTCGGTTCGATCGGCCTCGTCGCGGTTCTCTGGATCCTGTTCGGTTACTCGATGAGCGCAGTCGACAGCCCGACGGCTTTCGCCGGCAACCCGTTCGCGGACCTCGGCCTCGTCTCGCTCGCCGAGGGCGAGGGCTCGAACGTCGCCCTACTGGGCGTCGCGTACGGCGCCACGTTCGCCATCATCACCGTCGCGCTGATCTCGGGTGCCATCGCCGACAGGGCGAAGTTCGGCAGCTGGCTCATCTTCGCCGGTGTGTTCGCGACGGTCGGCTACTTCCCGATCTCCGCGTGGGTCTGGGGTGGCGGCTGGGTGATGGAGCTCGGCACGACCCTCTTCGGCGCCGACAGCGGCATCGAAGTGATCGACTACGCCGGCGGTACCGCCGTGCACATCACCGCCGGTGCCGCAGCCCTCGCCCTCGCGCTGGTTCTCGGCAAGCGCGTCGGCTTCCAGAAGGGCATCCTCAAGCCGCACAACGTGCCGCTGACGCTGCTCGGCGCCGCAATCCTCTGGTTCGGATGGTTCGGCTTCAACGCCGGAGCAGAGTGGAACGCCGAGGACATGGGCGGCGTCGGACTCATCGGCATCAACACCCTGGGTGCCACGGCTGCCGCGATCCTCGGCTGGATCCTCGTCGAGCGCATCAAGGACGGAAAGCCGACCTCCGTGGGTGCGGCCTCCGGTGCAGTGGCGGGCCTCGTCGCGATCACCCCGGCCTGCGCCAACCTCACCCCCGGCTGGGCACTGCTGCTGGGTGCACTCTCCGGCGTGCTGTGCGCCCTCGCAGTCGAGCTGAAGTTCCGCCTCGGCTTCGATGACTCGCTCGACGTCGTCGGCATCCACCTCGTCGGTGGTCTGCTCGGCACCGTATACCTCGGCTTCTTCGCGACCGAGCAGGGCCTGTTCGTCGGCGGCGACGCCCGCCTGCTGGCCGTTCAGATCATCGCGGCGCTGGGAGTGATGCTGTACGCCTTCGTCGTCGCCTTCATCATCGGCTTCGCCATCCAGAAGACGATCGGCTTCCGTGTGACGAACGAGGATGAGATCGCCGGTGTCGACTCCGTCGTCCACGGCGAGGAGGGCTACGCACTCGTTGACGCCCGCTGA
- a CDS encoding DUF2243 domain-containing protein yields the protein MTDTSRRPGSPLRNRSYWAGLLLGIATMAAVDEIVFHQILAWHHFYDRGTSEIALLSDGLLHAGELFVFVFGFFLMMDARRRRVFWPTAAWTGYAVGLGAFQLWDGVIDHKVLRVHQIRYGVDLLPYDVAWNGAAVLLLLVGVVGTVLLARRARSEPRD from the coding sequence ATGACCGATACGTCTCGCAGGCCGGGTTCGCCCTTGCGGAACCGCTCGTACTGGGCTGGTCTCCTGCTCGGCATCGCCACGATGGCGGCAGTCGATGAGATCGTCTTCCACCAGATCCTCGCGTGGCACCACTTCTACGATCGCGGAACCTCGGAGATCGCGCTGTTGTCAGACGGCCTGCTCCATGCCGGCGAGTTGTTCGTCTTCGTCTTCGGCTTCTTCCTCATGATGGACGCGCGTCGCAGGCGCGTGTTCTGGCCGACCGCCGCGTGGACGGGCTACGCCGTCGGGCTCGGTGCCTTCCAGCTCTGGGACGGTGTCATCGATCACAAGGTGCTTCGCGTGCATCAGATCCGCTATGGGGTCGACCTGCTCCCGTACGACGTGGCCTGGAACGGCGCTGCCGTGCTGCTGCTCCTCGTGGGCGTCGTCGGCACCGTTCTGCTCGCGCGGCGCGCCCGCAGCGAGCCGCGGGACTGA
- a CDS encoding sulfurtransferase: protein MTIEFDTSVPKFAEYSEPGRLVSTEWLAARLGEPGLVVVESDEDVLLYETGHIPGAVKVDWHTELNDPVVRDYVDGAGFAELLSRKGISRDDTVVIYGDKNNWWAAYALWVFSLFGHEDVRLLDGGRDRWISEGREITTERSDRPRTDYPVVERDDSALRAYKDDVLDFLGSGPLIDVRSPEEYSGERTSAPAYPEEGALRAGHIPTAKSVPWAKAVAEDGGFRPRAELEAIYRDGAGISDGDPVVAYCRIGERSSHTWFVLKHLLGFEDVRNYDGSWTEWGSAVRVPIVTGSEPGSL from the coding sequence ATGACCATCGAGTTCGACACGTCCGTCCCGAAGTTCGCGGAGTACTCCGAGCCGGGTCGCCTTGTCAGCACCGAATGGCTCGCCGCCCGCCTCGGTGAACCGGGGCTGGTGGTCGTCGAGTCCGACGAGGACGTGCTGCTGTACGAGACCGGCCACATTCCCGGTGCGGTCAAGGTCGACTGGCACACCGAGCTCAACGATCCGGTCGTCCGCGACTACGTCGATGGCGCGGGGTTCGCGGAGCTGCTCAGCCGCAAGGGCATCTCCCGCGACGACACCGTCGTCATCTACGGCGACAAGAACAACTGGTGGGCGGCGTACGCGCTGTGGGTGTTCTCCTTGTTCGGGCACGAGGACGTCCGCCTGCTCGACGGCGGCCGTGACCGGTGGATCTCCGAGGGGCGCGAGATCACGACCGAGCGGTCCGACCGCCCGAGGACGGACTATCCGGTCGTCGAACGGGACGACTCCGCACTCCGCGCGTACAAGGACGACGTCCTCGACTTCCTCGGTTCCGGTCCACTGATCGACGTGCGCTCCCCCGAGGAGTACAGCGGGGAGCGCACGAGCGCCCCCGCGTACCCGGAGGAAGGCGCGCTGCGTGCCGGGCACATCCCGACGGCGAAGAGCGTGCCCTGGGCGAAGGCCGTGGCCGAGGACGGTGGGTTCCGGCCGCGCGCGGAGCTCGAGGCGATCTACCGCGACGGCGCCGGCATCTCCGACGGGGATCCGGTCGTGGCGTACTGCCGCATCGGAGAGCGCTCCAGCCACACCTGGTTCGTACTGAAGCACCTGCTCGGCTTCGAGGACGTGCGCAACTACGACGGCTCCTGGACGGAATGGGGCAGCGCCGTCCGCGTGCCGATCGTCACAGGCAGCGAGCCCGGCTCCCTCTGA
- a CDS encoding SufE family protein, which yields MSTTHVPDALAEIREDFLALPEAERLQLLLEFSGELPAVSDEVADHPEMYERVAECQSPVYIFVEIEDDVVTMHATAPPEAPTTRGFASILVQGISGLSADEVLAIPDDYPQSIGLTRAVSPLRIAGMTGMLMRVKRQVTQKR from the coding sequence ATGAGCACCACGCACGTTCCCGACGCCCTCGCAGAGATCCGCGAGGACTTCCTCGCGCTCCCGGAGGCCGAGCGTCTCCAGCTGCTGCTGGAGTTCTCGGGCGAGCTGCCGGCGGTCTCCGACGAGGTCGCCGACCACCCCGAGATGTACGAGCGTGTCGCAGAGTGCCAGTCGCCCGTGTACATCTTCGTGGAGATCGAGGACGACGTCGTGACGATGCACGCCACGGCACCACCGGAGGCACCGACCACGCGCGGATTCGCGAGCATCCTCGTCCAGGGGATCTCTGGCCTCTCCGCCGATGAGGTGCTCGCCATCCCCGACGACTATCCTCAGTCGATCGGCCTCACCAGGGCGGTCTCTCCGCTGCGGATCGCCGGGATGACGGGCATGCTGATGCGCGTCAAGCGTCAGGTCACGCAGAAGCGCTGA
- a CDS encoding GIY-YIG nuclease family protein, translating into MSAALTRLPGPCLLCGGTTGRREGGAWTCESCEWRYGDVPDPELPLPRIDVVYYLRFDRRVKIGTSRRPRQRLGAIRHDELLAFERGGRSVEAERHREFAVCREGGEWFTLTDELRAHISSLRSAGDPWQLYARWLSAALRD; encoded by the coding sequence ATGTCCGCTGCCTTGACGAGATTGCCCGGCCCGTGCCTCCTCTGCGGCGGCACGACGGGCCGGCGTGAGGGTGGTGCGTGGACGTGCGAGTCCTGCGAGTGGCGCTACGGCGATGTGCCGGACCCGGAACTTCCGCTCCCCCGCATCGACGTCGTGTACTACCTGCGCTTCGATCGACGGGTGAAGATCGGCACGAGCCGTCGCCCGCGACAACGACTGGGCGCGATCCGGCACGACGAACTGCTCGCCTTCGAACGCGGTGGCCGGTCCGTCGAGGCAGAGCGACATCGCGAGTTCGCCGTGTGCCGCGAGGGGGGTGAATGGTTCACCCTCACTGACGAGCTTCGCGCTCACATCAGTTCGCTGCGCTCCGCAGGCGACCCGTGGCAGCTGTACGCGCGGTGGTTGAGCGCGGCTCTACGCGACTGA
- the zapE gene encoding cell division protein ZapE: MPDTPSANTAHLIEREPVVSGPEMLASLVPPPQFDGATFESYRSDDAYPSQAEAKELLQRFAGRGAPVKRGGLFSRAKKEPQTKPGVYLDGGFGVGKTHLLAAIYHAMPARRKYFGSFIEYTALVGALGYKNTVDLLRGADLLCIDEFELDDPGDTMVMTRLLGELVSSGTKLAATSNTPPNALGEGRFAAQDFLREIHAMSDSFETIRIDGVDFRQRALDGKAVVLSDSEYRDALDAVEGTASDDSFHDVIRHLAKVHPSRYIRLIDGISTVGLQDVHVLTDQSEALRFVAFVDRVYDAQVPIIATGVSLEQVFADEMLGGGYRKKYLRAISRLNALTHSAQVQSAL, encoded by the coding sequence ATGCCCGACACCCCCAGCGCGAACACCGCTCATCTGATCGAGCGCGAACCCGTGGTGAGCGGTCCCGAGATGCTCGCCAGCCTGGTCCCGCCGCCCCAGTTCGACGGAGCCACCTTCGAGTCGTATCGCTCCGATGATGCCTACCCGTCTCAGGCCGAGGCCAAGGAGCTCCTCCAGCGCTTCGCGGGGCGCGGCGCACCGGTCAAGCGCGGTGGCCTGTTCAGCAGGGCGAAGAAGGAGCCGCAGACCAAACCCGGTGTCTATCTCGACGGCGGATTCGGGGTGGGCAAGACGCACCTGCTCGCGGCGATCTACCACGCGATGCCTGCCCGCCGGAAGTACTTCGGATCTTTCATCGAGTACACCGCCCTCGTCGGCGCGCTGGGTTACAAGAACACCGTCGACCTGCTCCGAGGGGCCGACCTCCTGTGCATCGACGAGTTCGAGCTCGACGACCCGGGCGACACGATGGTGATGACGCGGCTGCTCGGCGAACTCGTCTCCTCCGGGACCAAGCTGGCCGCCACCTCGAACACCCCGCCGAACGCGCTGGGCGAGGGGCGGTTCGCGGCTCAGGACTTCCTCCGTGAGATCCACGCCATGTCGGACAGCTTCGAGACGATCCGCATCGACGGCGTCGACTTCCGGCAGCGCGCCCTCGACGGCAAGGCCGTCGTCCTCTCGGACTCCGAATACCGTGACGCCCTGGATGCCGTGGAGGGCACGGCATCCGACGACAGCTTCCACGACGTCATCCGTCATCTGGCGAAGGTGCATCCGTCCCGTTACATCCGGTTGATCGACGGCATCTCGACCGTCGGGCTGCAGGACGTCCACGTCCTCACCGATCAGTCGGAGGCGCTGCGGTTCGTCGCCTTCGTCGACCGCGTGTACGACGCGCAGGTGCCGATCATCGCCACCGGGGTGAGTCTGGAGCAGGTGTTCGCGGACGAGATGCTGGGTGGTGGATACCGCAAGAAGTACCTGCGCGCCATATCCCGCCTCAACGCCCTCACCCATTCTGCGCAGGTGCAAAGCGCGCTGTAA
- a CDS encoding FUSC family protein codes for MLSRISRNARVWRRQATASDRLLLAGKTAAGAAIAWYLAPYVPLADSEYSYYAPLGVLVSMYPTVVGSARAGLQALLGLSLGIALGLGGLVLVSAGAPGVVAVAAVIAVGIALGGISALGVGRDWVAIAGLFVLLIGGPAGDEFTSSYLLTMAFGVLVGIAVNLIVFPPLYLRRASEQLTDLRERIRTTLDDLADTVAEESIDPDHVLDATKDLPTMLSSVEEEVRQADESSRANPRGRRRRADKELNARRMTALEGTANATRDLATVLVRLADEDDCLSDRTREALADAIHAAAEIIGAPTDDPLAEDKLAVATRTLDDLLKELDENEGRPERYAAAYTYAAAVGVHKIILAANDFVTTQ; via the coding sequence TTGCTCTCGCGGATCTCCCGTAACGCGCGCGTCTGGCGCCGACAGGCGACCGCAAGCGACAGGCTCCTGCTCGCGGGCAAGACGGCGGCGGGTGCGGCGATCGCGTGGTACCTCGCGCCTTATGTCCCTCTCGCCGACAGCGAATACTCGTACTACGCACCCCTTGGCGTCCTCGTCAGCATGTATCCGACCGTGGTCGGGTCGGCTCGCGCAGGGCTCCAAGCCCTGTTGGGCCTGTCGCTGGGGATCGCTCTCGGCCTCGGCGGGCTCGTCCTCGTCTCCGCCGGCGCCCCTGGTGTCGTGGCCGTCGCGGCGGTCATCGCCGTCGGCATCGCCCTCGGCGGCATCAGCGCCCTCGGCGTCGGCAGGGACTGGGTGGCGATCGCCGGCCTGTTCGTGCTGCTCATCGGCGGCCCCGCGGGAGATGAGTTCACCTCCTCGTACCTGTTGACGATGGCCTTCGGGGTCCTCGTGGGGATCGCGGTCAACCTCATCGTCTTCCCTCCGCTGTACCTGAGGCGCGCATCCGAGCAGCTCACCGATCTCCGCGAGCGCATCAGGACGACACTCGACGACCTCGCCGACACCGTCGCCGAGGAGTCGATCGACCCGGACCACGTTCTGGACGCGACGAAGGATCTGCCCACGATGCTGTCCTCCGTCGAGGAGGAGGTCCGTCAGGCGGATGAGAGCAGCAGAGCGAATCCGCGCGGCCGACGACGCAGGGCCGACAAGGAGCTGAACGCCCGGCGCATGACGGCGCTCGAGGGGACCGCCAACGCCACTCGTGATCTCGCCACCGTCCTCGTACGCCTGGCCGATGAGGACGACTGCCTGTCCGATCGCACGCGCGAAGCGCTGGCTGACGCGATCCACGCCGCTGCCGAGATCATCGGCGCTCCGACGGACGACCCGCTCGCGGAGGACAAACTCGCGGTCGCCACGCGCACCCTCGACGATCTGCTGAAGGAACTCGACGAGAACGAGGGGCGCCCGGAACGCTATGCCGCCGCCTACACGTACGCCGCGGCGGTCGGGGTGCACAAGATCATCCTTGCGGCGAACGACTTCGTCACGACGCAGTGA
- a CDS encoding type II toxin-antitoxin system PemK/MazF family toxin — MNSPKSILGRLAGIVLASLTSRTSRTPRTEPGRSAASGDEGVVEPGRQRGSETVRLDPGRITRLQVDYAPEKDGAPDSGEVIWTWVPYEENDGRGKDRPVLVIGRQSADRVYAVRMTSKAHERDRDYLPIGTGGWDSQGRPSWVDIEQLYSVHHAGMRREAAILDRQRYDVVADALVRRYGWAVR, encoded by the coding sequence GTGAATTCCCCGAAGAGCATCCTCGGCCGGCTTGCAGGCATCGTCCTCGCCTCGCTGACATCCAGAACGTCCCGGACTCCTCGCACGGAGCCGGGACGTTCTGCTGCGTCCGGGGACGAGGGCGTCGTCGAACCAGGGCGGCAGCGGGGTAGTGAGACGGTGCGCCTCGATCCGGGGCGGATCACGCGTCTTCAGGTCGACTACGCGCCGGAGAAGGACGGTGCGCCGGATTCCGGTGAGGTGATCTGGACATGGGTGCCGTACGAGGAGAACGACGGGCGTGGAAAGGATCGCCCTGTCTTGGTGATCGGGCGTCAGTCGGCGGACCGCGTCTACGCGGTGCGCATGACGAGCAAGGCGCATGAGCGTGATCGCGATTACCTCCCCATCGGCACGGGAGGCTGGGACTCGCAGGGGCGCCCCTCATGGGTCGACATCGAGCAGCTGTACAGCGTCCATCACGCCGGCATGCGCCGGGAAGCCGCGATCCTCGACCGTCAGCGCTACGACGTCGTGGCGGACGCGCTCGTGCGCCGTTACGGCTGGGCGGTGCGCTGA